The genomic window TGGGAGCAGATGTACGCGGAGCGCCGCAAGACGCCGTCGGCGGCGTTCGCGGGGCAGTACGCCGGGCACTACCTCTACGGCGGGCCGCTGCTGGACGTGGCCACCGAGTACGAGCTGCACCGCGCGCTCCTGCCGGGGATCGCGCTGGCGGAGGTGGACTCGGTCGCGCGGACGGCGCTGGCGCGCAGCGGGCGGACGGTGCTGGTGAGCGGGCCGGCGAGCGCGCCGGCGCCCTCGGAAGCCGCGCTGGCGGCGCTGGCGGACTCGGTGGCCTCCGCGCCGGTGGAGGCGTACGCGGAGGCCGTGTCCGACGCGCCGCTGCTGGCCCGGAAGCCCGCGCCGGGGCGGGTGGTGGAGGAGCGGAAGGTCCCCGAGATCGGGGTGACGGAGTGGCGGCTGGCCAACGGGGTGCGCGTGGTGCTCAAGCCCACCGACTTCAAGGAAGACGAGATCATCCTGGCCGGCCGGAGCCCCGGCGGCGAGTCGCTCCTGCCGGACTCGGCGCACCTGTCGGCCGCGACGGCCTCGGCGGCGGCGCAGGTGGGGGGCGTGGGCGAGCTCTCCATCGTGGACCTGCAGAAGCGGCTGGCGGGGAAGACGGCCGTGGCGGGGGTGTACGTGGACGACCTGGGCGAGGGCATCTCGGGATACGCCGGCCCGCGCGACGCGGAGCTGATGCTGCAGCTGGTGCACCTCTACTTCACCGCCCCGCGGCGCGACAGCGCGGCGTGGGAGGCGTACCGCGACCGCGCGCGGACCATGCTGGCCAACCGCGGCGCCAGCCCCGAGGCCGCCTTCTTCGACACGCTGAGCGCGGTGCTCACGCAGAACCACCCGCGCGCGCGGCCGCTCTCGCCGGCGAGCTTCGACTCCATCTCCCTGGACCGCTCGCTGGCCGTCTACCGCGAGCGCTTCGCCGACGCGGGCGACTTCACCTTCTACCTGGTCGGGGCGTTCGACCCCGACTCGCTCAAGCCGCTGGTCGAGACGTACCTCGGCGGGCTGCCGTCGCAGGGGCGGAAGGAGACGTGGCGCGACCTGGGGATCCGCGCGCCGGCGGGGGTGGTGACGCGTACGGTGCGGCGCGGGGTGGAGCCCAAGGCCAGGACGCAGATCGTCTTCCACGGCCCCGTGGAGTTCGACCGGCGCACCGTGGTGCTGCTGCGGACTCTGGGCGAGGCGCTGGAGATCCGCCTGCGCGAGCGGCTGCGCGAGGACCTGGGCGGCACCTACGGCGTCTCCGTCGCGGGCTCGGCGGAGCGCGACCCGCGGCCGGGGTACCGCTTCGTGGTGGAGTTCGGGTCGGCGCCGGAGCGGCTGGACGAGCTGGTGCGGGTGGTGTGGGCCGAGATCGACTCGGTGAAGGCGCGCGGCGTCCCCGACAAGGACCTGCAGAAGGTGCGCGAGGCGCAGCGGCGGTCGCGCGAGGTGGACCTGCGCGAGAACCAGTACTGGCTGGGCGCGCTGATGACGTACGACCGCTACGGCTGGGACCCGCGCCAGATCCCCGCCACCCCGCTG from Longimicrobium sp. includes these protein-coding regions:
- a CDS encoding insulinase family protein, producing MVVGKLANGLTYYVRRNAEPPARAELRLVVNAGSLLEDEDQRGLAHFVEHMAFNGTRRFAKHELVDYLESVGMRFGPDVNAYTSFDETVYMLSLPTDSGGVLEKGLDILEDWAAGITFDTAEARKERGVVIEEWRLGRGAGARIRDKQFPVLFAGSRYAERLPIGDVETLGSFDLEALTRFYRDWYRPDLMAVVAVGDFDPKRVEAMIRERFGRIPARANPRPRPAFPVPGHAEPRFSVATDPEEQSTSVSVVRMVPSRVRATRSAYRQSIVESLYAGMLDDRLNEITQRPGAPLVGVSSFRGSLVRPVDAYYLSAQVPEGGAQRGLAALLAEAERAARHGFTPPELEREKADLLRSWEQMYAERRKTPSAAFAGQYAGHYLYGGPLLDVATEYELHRALLPGIALAEVDSVARTALARSGRTVLVSGPASAPAPSEAALAALADSVASAPVEAYAEAVSDAPLLARKPAPGRVVEERKVPEIGVTEWRLANGVRVVLKPTDFKEDEIILAGRSPGGESLLPDSAHLSAATASAAAQVGGVGELSIVDLQKRLAGKTAVAGVYVDDLGEGISGYAGPRDAELMLQLVHLYFTAPRRDSAAWEAYRDRARTMLANRGASPEAAFFDTLSAVLTQNHPRARPLSPASFDSISLDRSLAVYRERFADAGDFTFYLVGAFDPDSLKPLVETYLGGLPSQGRKETWRDLGIRAPAGVVTRTVRRGVEPKARTQIVFHGPVEFDRRTVVLLRTLGEALEIRLRERLREDLGGTYGVSVAGSAERDPRPGYRFVVEFGSAPERLDELVRVVWAEIDSVKARGVPDKDLQKVREAQRRSREVDLRENQYWLGALMTYDRYGWDPRQIPATPLSASFTSADLQAAARRFLDPGRYVQVSLVPETAPPARAAPDRR